The following are from one region of the Cloacibacterium normanense genome:
- a CDS encoding carboxypeptidase regulatory-like domain-containing protein gives MKNFLKLTIFLVALFSLFSCREDLISKTKTATLRGVVTAKESGTPLSNVRITTSPITEAVTTDASGTFEIKDIPLGDYSLKAEADGYVTKAMGISIKTEGQISSVAIELLDDKTLNSSPAIPDLITPANNTVDQPLSINFSWNCSDPDTKDILKYTLILKNSSNTDVIEINDIKEKNYEVKNLKYGTTYFWQVIVNDGVNTPVYSVSNKFTTSNSPLNRLHYVQNNNGKLTLVSNNLENNNLFTLKENAWRPRKNNSANLIAYLKSVAGDIHIFTSKLDGSAEFQVTKIPIGGFNSKELDYSWNQGGTQLIYGSFDKLYKINKDGTGTTLIYTAPVGEFITECDWSYDEAKIAVKTNNINGYNSNIRILDMVGNVLTTIVNNSIGAVGGINFSVDGKKFIFCQDVSNYQDSSYRQLDTRIFLYEFTTSTLTDLSDLSKKTLGTNDLDPRFSPNNAEIIFTNTSNDGISPKNIQKISLDLSLQNLQRTTLFTNAEMPDWQ, from the coding sequence ATGAAAAATTTCTTAAAATTAACCATATTTCTGGTTGCATTATTTAGTTTATTTTCTTGTAGAGAAGATTTAATTTCTAAGACTAAAACAGCCACACTAAGAGGTGTAGTAACGGCAAAAGAATCAGGAACTCCGCTTTCTAATGTTAGAATCACCACTTCTCCCATTACAGAAGCAGTGACAACGGATGCTAGTGGAACCTTTGAAATTAAAGATATTCCACTTGGAGATTATTCATTAAAAGCAGAAGCTGATGGTTACGTTACAAAAGCAATGGGGATTTCTATAAAAACTGAAGGGCAAATATCTTCTGTGGCAATAGAATTATTAGATGACAAAACCCTCAATTCATCACCTGCTATTCCTGATTTAATTACTCCTGCTAATAATACGGTAGATCAACCTTTAAGTATTAACTTTTCATGGAACTGCTCAGATCCTGACACCAAAGATATTTTGAAATACACACTTATTTTAAAGAATAGCAGCAATACAGATGTAATTGAAATCAATGATATTAAAGAAAAAAATTACGAAGTTAAAAATCTAAAATATGGAACCACATATTTTTGGCAAGTTATTGTAAATGATGGAGTAAACACCCCTGTTTATAGCGTTAGTAATAAATTCACCACCTCTAATTCTCCTTTAAATAGGCTTCATTATGTACAAAATAACAACGGAAAACTCACTTTAGTTTCTAATAACTTAGAAAACAACAATCTTTTTACTTTAAAAGAAAATGCGTGGAGGCCAAGAAAAAACAATAGCGCTAACTTAATCGCTTATCTCAAATCCGTTGCAGGAGATATCCATATATTTACAAGCAAACTAGATGGTTCTGCAGAATTTCAAGTAACTAAAATTCCTATAGGAGGATTTAATTCTAAAGAATTAGACTACTCTTGGAACCAAGGTGGAACACAATTAATCTATGGCAGTTTTGACAAATTGTATAAAATAAATAAGGATGGAACGGGAACCACTTTAATTTACACAGCGCCTGTAGGAGAATTCATTACTGAATGTGATTGGAGTTACGACGAGGCTAAAATTGCAGTTAAAACCAACAATATTAATGGCTACAATTCTAATATTAGAATCTTAGATATGGTAGGAAATGTGTTGACAACCATAGTTAATAATAGTATAGGTGCAGTAGGCGGAATAAACTTTTCGGTAGATGGAAAAAAATTCATTTTCTGTCAAGATGTTTCTAATTATCAAGATTCCAGTTATAGGCAACTAGACACTAGAATTTTCTTATATGAATTTACTACATCTACCCTTACAGATTTGTCTGATTTAAGTAAAAAAACATTAGGAACCAATGATTTAGACCCTAGATTCTCTCCTAATAATGCAGAAATAATCTTCACCAACACTTCTAATGATGGTATTTCACCAAAAAATATACAAAAAATATCACTAGACTTGTCTCTTCAGAATTTACAAAGAACTACATTGTTTACTAATGCAGAAATGCCAGACTGGCAATAA
- a CDS encoding response regulator transcription factor, whose protein sequence is MMTRIFLFEEQQLFNEALQFFINSQPNYSVVGSHSDEGSLLECLYGVNADIILFGISMMSPNSHFLIEQIKNEFKNLKIIVLNDGLDIKEIRRLYKSGVHGFLEKKSHNGELLNSIDSVVSGKIYLDVKIRERFFSEYFDNSPCKNSVKMVQGLLTIREKDVMRLICEGYNSKEIAEELFISINTVETHRKKIIQKFNVKNSIGIVRFAMQNNMI, encoded by the coding sequence ATGATGACTCGTATTTTTCTTTTTGAAGAACAACAGCTTTTTAATGAAGCCTTGCAGTTTTTTATTAATTCACAGCCAAATTATAGTGTTGTAGGTTCTCATAGTGATGAAGGTTCTTTACTAGAATGTCTTTATGGAGTAAATGCTGACATTATTTTATTTGGCATTAGTATGATGAGTCCTAATTCTCACTTTTTGATAGAACAAATTAAAAATGAATTTAAAAATCTTAAAATTATTGTTCTAAATGATGGTTTAGATATTAAAGAGATTAGAAGACTCTATAAAAGTGGGGTACATGGTTTTTTAGAAAAAAAATCTCATAACGGGGAACTTCTTAATTCTATAGATTCTGTGGTGAGTGGTAAAATATATTTAGATGTAAAAATAAGAGAGCGTTTTTTTTCAGAATATTTTGATAATAGCCCATGTAAAAATTCGGTAAAAATGGTTCAAGGTTTACTAACAATTAGAGAAAAAGATGTTATGAGACTTATTTGTGAAGGTTATAATAGTAAAGAAATTGCAGAAGAGTTATTCATAAGTATAAATACTGTAGAAACACATCGAAAAAAAATTATTCAGAAATTTAATGTGAAAAATTCAATTGGTATTGTAAGATTTGCAATGCAGAATAATATGATTTAG